TGCGTTTTCTATGGTTTATGTCACTTTGCCACCATGTAAGAGAAGTTTTCGGACACCCTCGAATAGGCTTGACTATTCCAGGGACTGATGTAGGCTTTTCCGTCGAAAGGATAGTGGACAAGTTGTTTGGAAAGCATGTGTCATTCTAAAGAAACCGGAGGAGATGCTATGGAAAGAACGCTTTCGATCATCAAACCTGATGCAGTATCACGAGGTCTAATGGGGAAAATTATGGCTCGGTTTGAATCAGAAGGTATCAGGATTGTAGCTGCTAAGATGGTGAAATTAACTAAGGAAGAAGCAATGGCTTTCTATGCTGTGCACAAGGATAAACCTTTTTACGATAGCTTGACTGATTTCATGTCTTCGGGACCCATCATGGTTATGGTGCTCGAAGGAGAAGATGTAATCCGCCGAAATAGAGCCATCATGGGAGCTACGAATCCTAAACAGGCAGAACCGGGCACGATAAGGGCTGAATATGGAACTGATGTGGAAAAAAATGCTGTGCATGGTTCCGACAGCCCTGAGACGGCGGTTAAAGAGATAGGATTTTTCTTCAGCGAGTATGAACTTGTTGGAATGTAAGAAAACTCGGCTGTGTACCCTTGGTGAGTTGTGTTGGGGCAGGATAAATATGGATGAGAGAGGTGGAATTATGAGAGCCGTGAGGTATGCTTCGAGTTTTATCATATTATTCCTGTTTATTAGTGGCTGTAGTAGCGTGGGGACAATGGAATCGGAAGGATCTGGGGGAGCGAAGAAACTTGCTTCTTTACCGCCTCAGATCACGCCTGTTCAACCTTCTCAGCCATCGATGCCTTCCGGAATTGTTCCTTACTTCCGCCTGCCGTCTGAATTTACCTTCTGTGGAGAGTCTGTGCCCCTTAAGAGACCTGATATTATGGAACGGTTCGATCGAGAGTTCACAATAGTAGTGTATTCTCATGCTCAGGTCTATCTGTGGCTTAAGAGAGCGGAACGGTATTTCCCGTGGCTGGAGCAGCAACTTAAAGCGAAGGGACTGCCTGACGACTTGAAATATGTTATGGTGGCAGAAAGCGATCTGTTGCCAGGAGCAAAATCTTCAGCTGGTGCTGCTGGTATATGGCAATTTATTCCATCCACAGGGTCTAATTATGGACTTAGAGTAGCCAACCATCTGGATGAGCGTTACGACTTTGAGAAAGCCACAGAAAGTGCGCTTAGATACCTTACCGACCTTTACAATAAGTTCCATAGCTGGACTCTCGCTCTAGCGGCATACAATTGTGGGGAAGATCGAGTCTTTCGTGAGATGTCGAAGCAAAGGGTTAAAAGCTATTACGATCTTAGATTGCCGAACGAAACTGAGCGATATGTATTCAGAATTATGGCTATTAAAGAAGTGCTCTCGAATCCTGAAAAATATGGCTACCAGTATATCAAAGGAACAGGTTACCAGCCTTTTCAACTGGAAAAGGTGCCGGTTACTCTTAACGATTCCATTTCCGTTGTTGATCTTGCAGAAGCTGCAGGTTTGACCTACAGACAATTCCTTATTTATAATCCTCATATTCAATCGGATACCCTTCCTGCTGGTTTTTATGCTTTTCGTGTTCCCCCGGAGCAAAAAGACTCTTTTGGAATGAAAGTTGAAGAACTCAAGAAGCGTTACGTTCAACAATTCCGATACCACGTGGTTTCAAAAGGAGAAAGTCTGGTTTCCATTGCTAAACGTTATGGCGTTTCAGTAGATGACATTAAGCAGTGGAACCAATTAAAGAGTAACCATGTGGTTAAAGGACAGACTGTTAAAATTAAAGTATCCAAGTAGGAGCGCACCCTACATATTCGTGGGTGCTCTTTGTGTGTGATAATAGCAACAACCAGGAGCTAGGCGGTTATGGAAGATAAATACAAAATTGCAGCAGAGAAAATCAAGAATGCCCGCTTCGGCATAGCTCTTACAGGGGCGGGGATTTCGGTAGAAAGTGGAATCCCTGATTTCAGAAGCCCTTCCGGTTTGTGGTCAAAATATGATCCTGAAGAATACGGCTACATTGAGTCTTTTAGAAAGGATCCTGCTAAAGTATGGCGAATGATTCTTGAAGTTCAAGATCTTCTTAATAACGCTAAACCTAATCCGGCTCACATAAGTCTTGCAGAACTTGAAAGGGAAGGGCATATCAGGGCAATCGTTACCCAAAACATAGACAGCCTTCATCAAAGGGCCGGTAGTGTTGAGGTTATAGAATATCACGGCCATGCAAGAACATTGCGGTGCGATGTTTGCGGACAGACTTATCTTCCCGAAATGATAAGATTTGACGATTTGCCACCTAGGTGTTCCTGTTCAGGACCTATTAGACCTGATTTTGTCTTCTTTGGTGAGCCTATCCCACCCTTGGCTTATCGCCGTTCTATGGAATATGCTGCGCGCTGCGATGTAATGCTTATAATTGGCACTTCGGCGACTGTTGCTCCGGCTTCTTACCTGCCCGTTATTGCTAAAGAGCGCGGAGCCTACATTGTGGAGATTAACCCCACCCCTTCGGCCATTAGTTCAGCACTGACTGACCTTTACATTGGGGAACCGGCTGGTAAAGCTCTGCCCTGCATAGTGCAAGCGCTTCGCGAACTCAAAGAAGGTTCATCGTAACGATGAAAATGGCTTGGTGGTGCCTATAAAAAGTCTCCGGAATAGGAGGATTTTTTGAAATGTTTTCGTTTGTGACAACAACTCTTGGTGCAGGTTCGGAAGGTTCTGTGCTTTCCATACTGGGGCATACTGGTATTGTCGTTAGAATTGTGCTCCTTATTCTGGTGCTTCTTTCGCTAGCTTGCTGGACCATCGTAGTAGCAAAGTTCTGGAGTTTCAGGAAGATTCAGCGTGAGAATGTGGAGTTTCTCTCCAAATTTCACCTAGCTCGAAGTATTGGGCTCTTTTATCAGGACACTCGACGTTTCTCTGAAACCCCCCTGTTGTATATCTTCCGAGCAGGATATGGGGAATTTGTAAGGTTCCTGAAATCCGTTGAATCGGCAAAGGTTGAAGCGGAAACCCCCAGATTTGGTAGATTCCACAGTGGAGCAAATATCCTTTTGGGAGATCACATGAAAGAGATTGTCCACAGAGCGATGGAGACGGCGAGCATGGTAGAGCGGGCCAGGATGGAGAAATGGCTTCCTGTGCTGGCTTCTACCGGAAGTAGTGCTCCCTTTATTGGTCTCTTCGGAACCGTTTGGGGCATTATGAACAGCTTTCGGCATATAGGACTTCAAGGCTCGGCCAACCTTGCCGTTGTGGCTCCAGGTATAGCTGAAGCACTTATCGCTACTGCTATTGGTCTTGCTGCTGCCATTCCCGCCGTTATCGCCTATAATTACTTTATGCAGAAGATTCACGTTGTTGAAACGGATATGCAACATTTCATTAATGATTTCCTGAACACTGTGGAAAAAGAGTGGATCAAGAGAAAAATGACGGAAGGGCAATCACAGCCAGAATCAAAAACCGTTTCTGCGGCAAGTCAGGGGAATTTGCTATGAACGTTGGGGATCAGCGAAAACCAAGATCTCTTATGGCAGACATTAACGTTACACCTTTCGTGGACGTTATGCTTGTGCTTCTCGTGATCTTTATGGTTACGGCACCCATGATGATGCAAGGAGTTGACGTTAAACTTCCCCAGGTTCAGGCGCCAGCTATTGAAGCAAAAGAAGAACGACTCATTATCACCATAGCAGGGGATCGAAAGATATTTATTAACGAATATGAGGTAACTCTTGGAGACCTTGTGTCGAAGCTTGAAGCTATCTACGCCAATAGAGCTACCAAAGCGGGGGTTTTTTTGCGAGCTGATGAGGGACTTCCTTACGGTTTTGTGATGGAAGTTATGGGAAAGATCAGGCAGGCTGGAATAGAAGAAATTGGAATGGTAACTGAAGGCAAACCAACGTTAACCCCAGACGATGTAAAACGATAAAAATTAGATGTTCATAGATAGCCCCAGGGTTGAAAAATTACTTGGGTTGATACTGTGATGTGTAGCATTGATGTTTGTGAGTGCTAATCGAGGGGAGATTTTATGGATCTTGAACGGTCAGTTTTTGCCGTTAGTGAACCTAAGAAGCTCTACGCTATAGGGTTGATCATATCTATTCTCATTCATGCTGTGTTGGTTATTGCTGTTGTGGTGCTTCCTAAGCTGACCCCTTCATCGAAGTTCACCGACATCAAGGCCTACAAAGTTAAAGTGGTATCTGCCGATCAGTTAGGCAAGCTTCCTCAGAAAAATATAAAGGCTCCCTCGGTTAGTGAAATCCTGGCCAGTGCAGGAAGTAAAGAGTCGCGCGGAGGGAAAAAAGAAGATATTCCCATTTATTCAGTAAGGAAAATCAGTGTGCCTGTGGAGGAGAAAGAGGTTCAAAAGTCTGAAATAAAACCTATTGAAGCTCCTTCCCCATCTATCGCTATGCCTAAAACTTCCCAGCAGCCATCTGCCAGATGGGAAAACCTTCTTCCGAATATAAGTGTAAAAAGAGATGCTCCTAAGCCTATAGAACAGCGTAAGGAACTACTTAAGGAGACCAGTGCTAGCGGTTCTAAGGAGAATTCTAAACAGACTGAGAAGTCTAGCGAAGCCAAGGCTCAAAGAGAAGAAACCTCGGGGGGCGGAGGCCATTCTGCGTCTTCATTAGATGAAAAAGGCAAGTCTTCCGGGGGGAAAAGCAGTGCTGAAGGTAAAGGCGATTCATCGGAAGCTGGTGGAAGTTCTCAGACATCAGAAGAATATGGGCTTGCGAGAAGGCTTTATTACAGTGAAGTCTGGAGAGCAATCCAAAGTCAATGGGCGGTGCCTTCAGAACTAATTAATAGAGACGATATAGAAGCTATACTTGTAATAAAAATTCGGCGGGATGGAACCATTATGGACGTCCGATTTGAAAAAAAATCCGGAAACGAAATTTTTGATTCTTCAGTCTGGAGAGCGGTTCAAAAAGCAAATCCTCTTCCTCCTTTTCCAAAAACTTATAGCCCGCCCTACGAAGAAATTGGTATTCGCTTTAGACCAAAAGATTTGGTAAAAGGACAGCGATCGTAAGAGAGACATCCTCTGGTGTGGATGCCTTTTTAGGGACGCGGAAGTGTCACTGTGTCCCTAAAAATTTATGATGCGGATTTTTTGAATCGGAGGTTCAACAAGGTATGAAACGATGGCTCAAAAGATTTGCTGTTTTGCCTGTGGTAACACTGGTATCCACTGTTTTCCTTGTTATGCAGGCTTATGGTTCGGATCGAGTCTATCTTGATATTACAGATCCTTCATTTAGAAAGCTACCGATAGCCGTCCCGGGTTTTAGAGTGGATGGGGGTGGTTCAGGAGTTGCTGAGGACCTGTTATCCACAACGAAAAAGGATCTCCAAATATCCGGTATTTTTCAGGTGCTGGATTCTCGAGCATTTTTTGCCGATCCACAGAAATTAGGAGTTACGGCAGCAGAGATAGATTTTGGTCAGTTTAAGCAAGGAGGTGCTGAATATCTCATTAGAGGATCCTATTCCACCGATGGACAGAACATCCATATGGAACTTCGATTTTTTGATGTGGTGGGTAGGAAAATGCTTCTTGGTAAAGCTTACGACGGAAAGCTTCAGGATAGAAAACTCATGATCCATCGATTCGTTGACGAAATATTGAAACTTATCACGGGAGAAGGAGGCGTTTTTTCAACTAAAATCGCTTTTGTTAACAAAGAAGGGAAAGTCTCCAGGATTTATATGGTGGATTTCGATGGTTCTAATCCTACGCTACTTACACCGAGAGAAGAATTAGCCATGTCTCCTAGCTGGAGTCCTGATGGAAGGTTCATAGCTTATGTTGGCTTTCGTGGAAATAAAACAGCTTTGTGCGTTCTGGACGTTGGAAGCCGAATTGTTCGAGACTTTTTCCTGGGAGGAACTATTTCAAATGTTCGCTTTAATCCTCAAAGGGACCTGATTGCTGTTTCAGTTGCCCGTTCTGATAGTGGTCCAGAAATTGTTGGAGTGGATCCGCAGGGAAACATTGTGGGTAGGCTTGTAAGTGGAGGCTGGAACATAAAAACCAGTCCTTCTTGGTCTCCGGACGGTAGAAAAATTGCCTATGTCTCAAACGAAACAGGGAACCCCCAGATTTACGTTTATGATGTTTCTACAGGGTCAAAGCGACGCATCACCTTTTCAGGTGACTATAATACAAGCCCCAGTTGGTCACCCAAAGGGGATTGGATTGCCTATTCGGGGTTAAGCGGAGGGCATCATCATATTTTTATTGTAAATCCAGAAACATCAAGCACTATGCAGCTTACTAACGGTAACTATAACAACGAAGCTCCTACCTGGTCTCCTGATGGAAGAATGATTGCTTTCCAGTCCAGCAGATCGGGAAGAAATGCTATATGGGTGATGTTAAGAAACGGAGCGGACGCAAGACTTCTTACGGAAATGCCAGGTGATCAGATTTTGCCATCATGGTCACCTAGATTTCAGTAGAGTTGCAACAACTGGGTTGTTTTAGATGTATTCTCTGTGGATGCATTTTGTTGACGAGAGATTAGGTGAGGACACAGTTCAATGCGTCCTTGCCGTAGAGAATTTTAAAAAGGAGGGTGACAGATCATGAGGAAAAGTAGATTGCTTATGGGGATGGTTGGAATGCTTTTGGTGTGCGGTCTGCTAGTAAGCTGTAGTAAAAAAACCGTTCAGGGACCACCTATGGGACCGGGACTTGCGGGACCTGGTGCTGGTGGCTACGGAGCACCTGGTGCCGAAGCAGGTATTGGAACTACTCCTTTGACAGACGAAAAACTTCGAGCTCTTGGTATTACCACTGAGGAACAGAAGCGAGAATTTCTTAGACAAAAGGAAGAATTTGAAAATCAAGATATCCATTTCGATTTTGACTCTGCAGCGATTCGAGAAGATGCAAAACCTATTTTGTCTAAGAAAGCTGAATTCTTGAAGAGATACCCTTCTCTTACTATCACCATTGAAGGACATTGCGACGAGCGAGGAACTAACGAGTATAACCTTGCTCTTGGGGAGAGAAGAGCCCACAGCGCGTGGCAGTATCTCGTAAATCTTGGTATAAATCCGGAACGAATGCAGATGATCAGTTACGGTGAAGAGAGACCAATAGCTACTGGGCACGATGAAGCATCATGGGCAAAAAACCGCCGAGCCCATTTCGTAATACATTTCTAGAACTTATTTGCACTCTTTGCGGGAGCACCTTTTAAAGTGCTCTTGCAATGGGCAATAACCGAGATGGATAGAAAAGAAATAGGGGTAAAGGTATCTTGCCCCTGTGACGGATCATAAAATGAGAGGTATGTGAAAACCATGAAAGGTAAAATTTTGCTGTTAATTGTAATTTTTGGAGTTATTGCCGGGATTAGTGGCTGTGTTACTACCGGTGGTAACGAACTGTCTGCTCTGAATCAGAGAATGGTTATGCTGGAAGAGCGAGTTTACAGATTAGAGCAGACAATGGAAGGTTATAAGGCTAGCGCTAAAAATGTGGCAGACATGGGTGCATCCATTGATGCTCTTAGAACCAAGGTGGGGCAGGTGCAGGGTAAAGTTGAAGAACACGAACAGAAGCTCTCGGCAGTTTCTAATCAACTCGCTCAGATTCAGGATGCGGCGAAAAAACAGCAGGAAAAGCCTTCTACTCCTCCTTTAACTGCTCCTGCTGAACAACAAAAAGAACAAAAAGCTGAACCTTCACCTAAACCACCAGAAAAGCCCACAGAACAACCTGCTGGAACAACAAAACAAGCTGCCGTTTCTGAAAAACCTCAAGAAACTCCACAAAAAAAACCCTCAGAGGAATCTCCTCAACAAAAGCCTTCTTCAGAGAAAGCTATGTATGAGGAATCTCTGGCAGCATACAATCGCAAGGATTACAATGCCTCAGAAAAGGGCTTTCAAGAGTTTCTCAAGAAATATCCCGATTCTCCTTTAGCCGATGACGCAACTTTCTGGCTGGGGGAAATCCAGTTTACTCGCGGCAATCTTCTAAAAGCTATCGAGCATTACCAAAAAGTTATAGATGTCTATCCCAAGGGCAACAAGGTTCCCATGGCTATGTATAAGCAGGGGAAAGCCTGGGAAAAATTGGGAGATTCAACGGCGGCAAAAATACTCTATGAAAAAGTTATAAAGAAATATGCCAACACCAGCGAAGCAAATCTTGCAAAACAAGCCTTAGATGAGCTGAATAAGGGATCTTCAAAACAATAGTTTCGCTGTAGTTTTACGCGCATTCTTTTTTGGGTAGAGGCGTGAAATGTGTTGCGCCTCTACTCTACTGGAAATGTCCCGCAAGTAAAATTTTCCGCACTTAAATTACCAGCTCGTGAATAGTTGAAGCCCTTGCACCCTAACAAACACCCAGTATAACGCGAATGCTACCATTTTAGGGGC
This window of the Thermodesulforhabdaceae bacterium genome carries:
- the ndk gene encoding nucleoside-diphosphate kinase, with the protein product MERTLSIIKPDAVSRGLMGKIMARFESEGIRIVAAKMVKLTKEEAMAFYAVHKDKPFYDSLTDFMSSGPIMVMVLEGEDVIRRNRAIMGATNPKQAEPGTIRAEYGTDVEKNAVHGSDSPETAVKEIGFFFSEYELVGM
- a CDS encoding transglycosylase SLT domain-containing protein; the encoded protein is MDERGGIMRAVRYASSFIILFLFISGCSSVGTMESEGSGGAKKLASLPPQITPVQPSQPSMPSGIVPYFRLPSEFTFCGESVPLKRPDIMERFDREFTIVVYSHAQVYLWLKRAERYFPWLEQQLKAKGLPDDLKYVMVAESDLLPGAKSSAGAAGIWQFIPSTGSNYGLRVANHLDERYDFEKATESALRYLTDLYNKFHSWTLALAAYNCGEDRVFREMSKQRVKSYYDLRLPNETERYVFRIMAIKEVLSNPEKYGYQYIKGTGYQPFQLEKVPVTLNDSISVVDLAEAAGLTYRQFLIYNPHIQSDTLPAGFYAFRVPPEQKDSFGMKVEELKKRYVQQFRYHVVSKGESLVSIAKRYGVSVDDIKQWNQLKSNHVVKGQTVKIKVSK
- a CDS encoding NAD-dependent deacylase; protein product: MEDKYKIAAEKIKNARFGIALTGAGISVESGIPDFRSPSGLWSKYDPEEYGYIESFRKDPAKVWRMILEVQDLLNNAKPNPAHISLAELEREGHIRAIVTQNIDSLHQRAGSVEVIEYHGHARTLRCDVCGQTYLPEMIRFDDLPPRCSCSGPIRPDFVFFGEPIPPLAYRRSMEYAARCDVMLIIGTSATVAPASYLPVIAKERGAYIVEINPTPSAISSALTDLYIGEPAGKALPCIVQALRELKEGSS
- a CDS encoding MotA/TolQ/ExbB proton channel family protein — translated: MFSFVTTTLGAGSEGSVLSILGHTGIVVRIVLLILVLLSLACWTIVVAKFWSFRKIQRENVEFLSKFHLARSIGLFYQDTRRFSETPLLYIFRAGYGEFVRFLKSVESAKVEAETPRFGRFHSGANILLGDHMKEIVHRAMETASMVERARMEKWLPVLASTGSSAPFIGLFGTVWGIMNSFRHIGLQGSANLAVVAPGIAEALIATAIGLAAAIPAVIAYNYFMQKIHVVETDMQHFINDFLNTVEKEWIKRKMTEGQSQPESKTVSAASQGNLL
- the tolR gene encoding protein TolR; this encodes MNVGDQRKPRSLMADINVTPFVDVMLVLLVIFMVTAPMMMQGVDVKLPQVQAPAIEAKEERLIITIAGDRKIFINEYEVTLGDLVSKLEAIYANRATKAGVFLRADEGLPYGFVMEVMGKIRQAGIEEIGMVTEGKPTLTPDDVKR
- a CDS encoding TonB family protein; amino-acid sequence: MDLERSVFAVSEPKKLYAIGLIISILIHAVLVIAVVVLPKLTPSSKFTDIKAYKVKVVSADQLGKLPQKNIKAPSVSEILASAGSKESRGGKKEDIPIYSVRKISVPVEEKEVQKSEIKPIEAPSPSIAMPKTSQQPSARWENLLPNISVKRDAPKPIEQRKELLKETSASGSKENSKQTEKSSEAKAQREETSGGGGHSASSLDEKGKSSGGKSSAEGKGDSSEAGGSSQTSEEYGLARRLYYSEVWRAIQSQWAVPSELINRDDIEAILVIKIRRDGTIMDVRFEKKSGNEIFDSSVWRAVQKANPLPPFPKTYSPPYEEIGIRFRPKDLVKGQRS
- the pal gene encoding peptidoglycan-associated lipoprotein Pal encodes the protein MRKSRLLMGMVGMLLVCGLLVSCSKKTVQGPPMGPGLAGPGAGGYGAPGAEAGIGTTPLTDEKLRALGITTEEQKREFLRQKEEFENQDIHFDFDSAAIREDAKPILSKKAEFLKRYPSLTITIEGHCDERGTNEYNLALGERRAHSAWQYLVNLGINPERMQMISYGEERPIATGHDEASWAKNRRAHFVIHF
- the ybgF gene encoding tol-pal system protein YbgF; protein product: MKGKILLLIVIFGVIAGISGCVTTGGNELSALNQRMVMLEERVYRLEQTMEGYKASAKNVADMGASIDALRTKVGQVQGKVEEHEQKLSAVSNQLAQIQDAAKKQQEKPSTPPLTAPAEQQKEQKAEPSPKPPEKPTEQPAGTTKQAAVSEKPQETPQKKPSEESPQQKPSSEKAMYEESLAAYNRKDYNASEKGFQEFLKKYPDSPLADDATFWLGEIQFTRGNLLKAIEHYQKVIDVYPKGNKVPMAMYKQGKAWEKLGDSTAAKILYEKVIKKYANTSEANLAKQALDELNKGSSKQ